A stretch of DNA from Pongo abelii isolate AG06213 chromosome 10, NHGRI_mPonAbe1-v2.0_pri, whole genome shotgun sequence:
TAGTATAACCACATTAAACTAACCGTATTATAGCTACTAGGAAAAAACTCAGAAAGTACATGTTAGAATcatgaaaatattgaaaaatactactataacaatgaagaaaaatcacGTACAATATTTTCAGCAaagctaagaagaaaaaaatagaacatcttGCCTAATAAACATCCTACACAAACATCCTGCCTAATAAAAACAGACTGTAAGAGAGTTCTGACTGCCTAATAATGGAATGTTAACACACGCAGCATCCCAGAGCTCCTTACGGAGTAATTTCAGGTGTAATTGTGTGGCTTTTGCATAAATGTCAGAAGACTAACTTGAAAACTTGTCATCTGGTAACTGTGCATGGTGAGCATAACAGATGCTCACATTAAGATATCAATCTCTTGTTTTGagatggtctcgctctgtcacccaggccggagtgccatggtgcgatctaggctcactctagcctcagcctccccaggctgaggtgatcctcctgcctcggcctccggagtagctgggactataggtgcgtgtgccaccatgcccaattagtttttggattttttttttctgtagagacagggtgttgccatGTTGAAGGAATAAATCTTAAAGATTACAAAGCAATAGTGAGACTTAACCATGCTCATGATTCCTTTCTGCTgtatgttaactttttaaaaagccttggGTGACTATCAAGTCTGCAGTCACTTCCATAACCCAAGAATAAATTCATCGGGGATGACTTGCCACACTCTAGACACCTGGGAACAGTTCACAACTGTCTAATACAAGAATCATGCCAAACAAACATTTACAGAGGAATCACTGCTGTGTCCACCTGTAACACACCGACAGCATTCCCACTTCAAGGCCAGTGCAAGGATGGCTCCCAATGCGTGAGAAAACCAGGGGACAAAGCCCGCTGAAGTTTAGGAAAGGTGACACTCACACCGTGAGCAAAAGCAATGATTCTTTAAATAAACTGATACCTTTTATATTCAGAATTCTTCAAGAATTAACAGGCATGCTAACTAAATATAATAcgtaattttccttttaatattaaaggaaatatttttaaataaaatagatgctGCTTATATAAAGGTCGAAGGATTTTCCTTTCAGTCAATGTTTTTCTCAGTGTTAATCCATGCCCTCGATTCCATAATAAAATGAtgcgttagtgtattttataaagTACCTTTCAGTGTTGCAATTACTCTAAAAGCTAAAAAACATTACAACTGAGAATTAATCTTCACTGATATTTCTATGACATTTAATGAAGAATCCACTACATGTAAAGAGCTAATGGTCTCCTTAGATCAAAAACAAAAGAttcaggctgagtacagtggctcatgtctatctataatcccagcactttgggaggctgagggccaggaattcgagaccagcctgggcaatacagagagttctcatctctactaaaaataattttttttaaattagccgagtgtggtggtgcatgtctgtagtcccagctactcgggaggctgaggtaggaggatagtttgagcccaggaggtcaagactgcagtgagtcacgatcacgccactgcattccagcctgggtgacacagcaagaccctgtctcaaaaaaacttttaaaaacaggatAAGAAGGTAGCCTTGGTTTAAAAATGAGTTACCACCCAGCCTATGCTTGTTCTCAGTAAACATAGTGGCTGGGCACTAGAATCAGCACACAGGCAGATGTATCACTAGATGGCATTATCTGTACTGCGTGGCTGGCaagcttttattagttttatgtCTATTACAATTAAGCAAACGCTATTATTGGTTAATTGCAAAAGTTAATAAGTAAATTAGTTGATGAGTTACTTACTCCACCCTGGCAGAGAGGCATGCACACTGACGTTATCCACACCATCATTTGCCAACTGACAAGCCAATAATTAGAGCGATTACGGCAACCAGAACCACTGACACAGCGATAATTATCCACTTTTTCTGTCAAAGAAAAGCAAGCTGATTATATCATGCATGGTTAATTTCATATTGCCACATTAAAAGACAtccttcatttaaaataaaacgacctggctgggtgtggtgactcatgcctgtaatcccagcactttgggagtccgaggcggatggatcacctgaggtcaggagtttgagaccagcctggccaacatggcgaaaccctgtctctattaaaaatacaaaaaccagccgggcgtgggtctgtaatcccagctactcaggaggctgcggcaggagaatcacttgaacccaggaggcggaggttgcagagagccaggatcgtgtcactgcactccagcctgggcaacagagcaagactccatctcaaaaaaataaaataaaataaaataaagcaaaacaaccCATCAGAACTCACTTTAGAAGCTAAGTTACAGGATACTGCTTAATACTGTTGGGCGACTTCTTGAGAGAGTGACTTAATAAGGTCAGACTACTTGGCTTTAAGCTGCTATGTAACTGTTATTTCAGGTTTCATCCATGGGGACAGCACGACCATGTCATTTTGCCACATTTCTGATGACTGAGACATGCAGTTAGTTTTCCGCATGTACAGAGGTATGGGCCTGCTAGCTCAGTGACGGAGAGCCCCGCTGCCTTGTCACGAAGCCCCTACACGCTGAGTACTCGGCCTTTCGCTCCTTCTTTTATGTTCTTGGCAGTTACTTCTTCACTGCTCCTGACAtagcacacagaaaaaaaaacccttctacAAACATTGCCTGGCCTCCCTCTGAGGGCCACATGGCTCCCCGAGAATAAATGCAGGACACTAGGAGTGGGGACGACCCACACCTGAGCCAGGGGCAGCAGCAAAGCATTTGAGCGGCAAGGAGACAGGGAGACAAGCCAGGAGGGTTCCATTAGTAGGCATCTAATCAAAAAGACAGTGTCATTTCTGAAACAGGCATCATGTCTCTGAAGAGTTTATACGCCAGGTACCGCATAGACCCCAATCACCTCACAGAGCCAGGCTTGCTCATCCACAGAGGAAAATGAAAACGTATCACACCCACCACCTTCCTCCTTTGTAAAACCAATGAACTTTCACTATCGTTTTCACCAGACTGACGTGTTCAGGTCACGGAGAAAATGAACAGGACTGCCTGTTTTTAATGAAAGCTGACTTAGGCCTGGAACTAAGTTAAGCACTTTATACAGGTATCCCTTCACCTCAATTTACATTAGGggccaatttttttaaagcaataaatgaaataacGTGACAAACCATGTCTGGCATTTCAGAGATGACGAGCATACTTAGACATACCCAGGAAAAGCGGAGGGTGTGCCCTAGCGGCTGAGCCTGCAGCCCAGGGGTGTGAGTGAGGGTGTGCCCTGGCGGCTGAGCCTGCAGCCCGGGGGTGTGAGTGAGGGTGTGCCCTGGCGGCTGAGCCTGCAGACCGGGGGTGTGAGTGAGGGTGTGCCCTGGCGGCTGAGCCTGCAGCCCGGGGGTGCGTCTCAGGGCCATCACCTGGAGGTGCATCCACTCACTCCATTTTttcctaacatggtgaaaatcagCCTCTCTGTGTATTAGCACAAGGAGGTGACAATGTGGAAAACCCATAATCTCTCCAGTGTCAGAGGCACTATCATAAAATGCCTAAGTTAGGAgagtaagttttaaatttttgccccgtaacaaaaaaatcacacaggGTTCCCTGAACCCTTTTTAATGCAAAGTCTGTGCATCTTGAGTGAAAGGGGCTCCCTTCTTTTGAGGATCCCTTTAAGTGGGTGCTACCTAAGACTGCAGGTCCACGGTCTCAAAtaattctcttctttcctccaaacCAAGAATTCACGAATaacctaaattaaaaataaatgttcattgcatCAAATGTGTAGCCAACAATTTGGTGCCGGACACCGTGGCTCACTCCCAaagtatctgtaatcccagcactttggaaggccgagatggacagatcacttgaggtcaggagttcaagaccagcctggccaacatgatgaaaccctatctctactgaaaatacaaaattagcctggcgtggtggcgggtgcctgtaatccctgctactcaggaggctgaggcaggagaatcacttgaacccaggaggctgaggttgcagtgagccgagatcactccattgcactctactagcctgggcaacaagagcgaaactccaattcgaaaaaaaaaaaaaaaaaaaaagtgctgggattataggcgtgccaccacgcccagccctaggGTTTCAATTACTTAGAACACAAAAGGGTTTATACTACAAATAATTCACCTAATAAACCTTTTAAACTTTTAGCAAAaagaattatttccattttaaaagaaaacatttatttaattaattatttcttGGAATACCTTTTAGGCAGGCTTACATCCATGTATTACAACTTGAAACCAAATGAACAGAAAAATGCAGCTTAATTCTTCGAAGCCAAACTCACCCTTCTCGCCTTGCTCTGGTATTTGAtagctttctttgtttcttctttagcGTGTTCTACATAGTCTGTAGCATTCATAACGTTTCTTTCTATGTTGTTGATCATTTCACCcttaaaacaaaaagtttcaaACTTAGAAGACATTTTCAAATTGCTTAATTATGTATCTTTAAGACAACCATAGAACAAAGTTTTTATATAAACACGATGTGCATGTAATGGATACTGAGGGTTTTTTTCACATTTACAGAAAGATAAAAGATGAGGCCATTATAAGATGAGGCCATTATACATGTGCCAGTGCAAAGCAATCAAAactcaatttatattttaaaaagaacaaaaaggaatggGCCACCATGCTGATAATTAAAGGCATCTCAAGTCAATTCTGAGATACCTTTAACACGCAGACACTTTCGACAGACGGGCAGGGTGAAGGGAGGCAGCCAGCTTTTGGCTGAACTAGTATTTTACCATTATGCACAGACAGACAATGTACAAAGAATGACATCCTTTCCACAAAGTAGAAAATTGTAACTACTTCTTTAAATCAGTAAACTGAGCATAGCTCACATCTGACACTCAGTTGACTACATTAATGAGCAAAATGTAAATGGAGGTGAATTCAGCAAAGTGTGAGGGAGGAAACGTATTACCTGGTTTTCTGTCCACAGACACAACCTGCAGCAGTGAATCGTAAAGCATTGAAGAATGACGGAGAGTTAACTCACTCAGTCACAAACTTCAACTTACTAGTAATCTCTGACTATGCATACATTTGCATTAGATGAGTCAATATAATGCAATACCAACAGACTTCTAAAAGGAAACAGTGAAACAAAGCCAGGGATACAGCCATTTTTCTAACAGAGCTTAATGCAATGCATTTGGTATAGAGCAATTACAATTGAAGTCTAAGGTACTACAAAAGCTTTAGTAATTACAGAAATCATCTCTCGTTCTTTCTGTCCAGCTGGTTTCCTTTGGAATGCTTCCTGGAAATAAGTAACCAATGGTAATCAGACTCCCCACACTCCACTTATCATATAATGAACGGTAATGGGGcccccaaaataaaaaaggagtaaGATCGTCCCATCCCTGCCCTCTGTGTAGCTGTTGGTTTCCTCTAGCAAATGCttataaatacaaacattagccgggcgtggtggtgcacacctgtggtcccagctactcgggaggctaaggtaggagaattgcttgagcccaggaggcagaggtcgcagtgagccaagattgtaccactgcactccaacctgggcaacagagcaagaccctgtctcaaaaaaaaaaaaaaaaaaaataggtgtggTGCCTGAGTTTTTCACACACATTCTCATGATTAAGTTCCTCAAAATGAACAGTGTTTCTTAACAAGGTTGCTGAAGCAGGCAGGAACAATCCTGTGTGTGGATGGATTCCTATCCTTACACAATCCAGGCAGTCTCAGAAAATAAGCCCATCAGATGTAAACCTCCTTAGGGGATGACTTCAGCCAAAACAGATCCGAAACCAGGCTCAAGACGAGTGAGGAAACCCTTTACTTAGGACGGTTCGATATAAATGCTTCCGCTTCACCTGGTGGTCAGCTGAATCCTAACCAGCAACAGAGTCTTATCTCCATGGTGTTTGAAAAATAACGAGAGGACCTTATTCAAAGACAAAGAGCGAGTGTGAACATACCCATGCACATCACAGAGCATGTGATCTGTGATCCATCCCGTACTTTACACGGAGttcaatatatacatacatacgtacatatatatatatatttatttatcttttttggagacagggtctcactctgtcactcaggctggactgtagtggcgtgatcatagctcaccacagccctgAACTCATGGGCataaacaatcctcccgcctcagcctcccagaggagttttctattttttaagaattGCATTAACTCTTCAGTTCACTCAGAAGGGCCTTTCCACACCTGCTCTCACTCCCTGTCTGTGTTACTGGGCAGATGGGAAACCCCGTGTAAGTGACATAAGCTTGTATCTGTGTCATAGATTGTATCCCCACTTGGGGTTGATTCTTTCAGACATTTCTCCTAGTTATTACTGTAATATACGCTCCttatagaaaatctgaaaataaatacttttagagAAGATTAAAATTCCCATAGTCTCACTGCCATTACACTGTTTGATATACGCCTTTCCTTCTGTGAATACTGTTTTATGGAGCCGAGCTCGTGCCACATGTTTGTGTTTATGTACTCATACATATGTACGGGCATACATAGAAGATCTTTCTATCTCCCTTTTCTCTTAATTCTAGCACAAACATCTGCATATTTCAGTAAGAATTCTCCATGAATAAAGTTTAGGTTGCCTATGGTTGCCTAAAAGGCTGACCTATGAACACTCCATAATTTAATCAACTGAGCCAGTCCCTTTCTGTTAACAGTTCACCTGTTAAAGCTGCTTCCAGCATTTCAGCATCACATATAATACTGCAATTAACTTGAATTTGGTGGATCCAAAATAACAGCTTTCATAGATACACCCACTAGATAGAGTGGGATGCAGTAAGATTTTACACATGACTGACATCTCTCTTGGAGAATGCAAGAGTCTGTAACTACCTGAGTCTCCACAAACACAGCCATGTCCATGAACATCTCATGCAACTCTCGGATGCTGGTCTCCAGCTTCATGATGTCCTTGTGACGTGACTCGATTTCATTGAGAGCTTGTCTAGTAATTTGTGAATCTGATATAAtcttggaaaaatgaaaataaaagataatattaaTAAACTTATGATGGGTTTGGAAGTTAAAGGGTTTTTAAAAAGCTCTGTCTACAGAAGAGGACATGGAGCCACAGGGCTGCGCCCCCACTCACATCGGAAGTGAAGATGGATGGCTTCCCACTCTCCAGCATCTCTTCTAGCTCGTCGTCTGTGGTGGTTCTCCCAGCTGAAAGACCCGCAACCAGAGCCCCACTCAGAATGCggcacaatttaaaaacaaagccaTTTGCAACCATAAGTTAGCAACTACAATCGTAGTTGTTAGcatttttcagtaatttttttaaccttttcttaAGCAGATATTGACAATGAGAAGTGAACCTAAGATTGAGGAGCAGGAAGAACTGAAAATACTCCGAGAAACTTTATAActgttataaacaataaaatttcattttaatactaGTGAGAAACAACTGCAGAAAGGAGGTCGGTAAACAATGTCTCAGCACACTGGTTTCCCTAAGAGTTTAACTCCGCCTCATGTAAAAGGGGGTTGAGCTGAATGTAGCATGTATTAAATGGGGGTCAATAAAGTCCACGTAATGAGAATCAGATGCCTGAACACTTTCCATGTTTTGGAAGTTAATGCTTTCCTTTTGAGTTAAATGCGTAATGACTTCTAAGAAACACGTACATGGGTTTTTGGAAACCTAATTGTTAATTACTATTTTTCATAGTTTGTGCCACAGAAgacaaaagtaaatgaataaatgtcatAATTCAAATGTCATCTAataagcagcattattcataattgccaaaaagtggaaacaacgcAAACGTCCATCCCCCAATGCCTGACGGAGCAAACTGCGGTCTAGCTGCACACTGACATACGATTCAGCCCCGATGCCTGACAGAGCGAACTGCGGTCTAGCTGCACACTCACGTAcaattcagccacaaaaaaaaaggacacttttggtttttgttgttttgttttttgagacagggtctcactctgtcgcccaggctggagtgcaggggcaacatcgcagctcactgcaacctcttcctcccaggttcaagcaattctcatgcctcagagcCCTGAGTGGCGGGGACTACacgtgtgcgccaccacgcctggctaatttttgtattttttggtacaggcggggtttcaccattttggccaggctggtctcgaactcctgacctcaagtgatctgcccgcctcagcctcccaaagtgctgggattgcaggggtgtaccaccgtacccagccctttttatttttttaatagagatagggtctcactgtcacccagactggagtgtagtggtgcaatctcagctcactgccgctttgacctcctaggctcaagcaatcctcctgccccagcctcccaagtgactgagattataggcacacacccatgcctggtttatttttaaatttttttttacagagacggggtcttgctatgttgtcaagctggtcttgaactcctggcctcaagcgatcctctcaccttggtttCCCAACCAACATGCTGGGATGagtacacatgtgagccaccacgccctgcctacCCCACGGTGAGACCTTGGAAAAACTGTTACaggaaagaagtcagtcacacaACACACAGTGTCTAATTCCATTTATACGAAACATCCAACATGGGAAAATGTACAGGGCTAAAAAGTAGAATGCAGCTGCCTTGGGCTAGGAGAAGAGGAAATGGGGAATGACTGGTGGTGGGGCTGAAGTTTCTTTTTGGGTTGATAAAAGTGTTTTAAATTGATTGTGTGTGGAAATACaccaaaaaccactgaattaatTGTATGCTCCAAATATCATTCACATATTAAGAGATTTACTTCTCAATAAAGTTGTTGAGATGTCATTtaatgaaaaaagttttaaagttagTAAATTGCAAAATTTGTTTACTTACACTGTTTTTTGGGAGGTAATtctcaatcatttaaaaatctatttaaggGCACACATGGTGGTTTACGtgtataatcccagtgctttgggaaaccaaggtggaagcattgcttgaggctaggagtttgggactagcctgggcagcatagcaagaccccatctctacaaaaaataaaataaaacttaaaaatcgATTCAAAATAGCTCAATAAGGAGATTCTCtgagttttgctttgcttttttaaaaacatgaaaattgttttaaataatgtaaaatataatcatCAAAACTAGAAatttcagcttgggcaacacaatgaaaacctcatctctacaaaaaatgaaattagccaggtatggtgatgtgcttctgtggtcccagctactcgagagactgaggtgggaggatcccttgggtccaggagttcaaggccacaatAAGTGGTTATGacaacattgcattccagcctgggtgacagcatgagaactctctctccaaaaaaagaaaaaaaaaaactaaaaaaaacctaaaacttaCAGTTCATGTCTCATGTTCACAAAGCTCAAAGCTCTTCCCACTGGCTAACTGCTAAGTCTGAGAAACAGCCTGGGGTTATGGCATGTGAAATGCAGTGTACATTCATAATTCCTTATCCAGAATGCTGAAATCCAAAACATTATGAAAACTGGGTTTTCCTTAAGCTTGATGTCGAAATTCAATGAGTGGCAAAATCTGACCTAAACTGAGTCATGGCTATTTATAATCTTAACTCATCCCCCTTACTGTGAATATTCACACTTCACTGGAGAGCTATGTGAATGTGCCTGATTACAGGGTGCGGTCCTAGACCCCACCTGGGATTACATAATACATCTCTTATACATTGTACTATCTtcctaaaatctgaaaaattctgaACTCTGAAACACATACAGCCCCAACCATTCCAGAGAAAGCACTGTGGACCTACGTAACATGCCCTGGTCCAAGAAGAAACTCACTTGccatttgaagaaataaagcaTACAGCACAAGAAAAGATATCCTGTGATACAAGGTAAGAAACCTGCCTGATGACAGGGCtgacagaaggaagaaagaaacggGACAAAATGGTTTTAGGTGCAAGGATTTGGAGAAGACCACCGCATGAAGACAGCCCGCTGTGTGGCCAGAGTGACGCCATCCTGAAGCAAAACCGCTGTGATGACCAATGTTTGACTGTGCACGCCAAGCTGTTCTGCAACAAGGTCTGAAGACGATGCCTCCGGCACAGGCAACCTCTCATCAAGATGCTCATCCAACCTGACCAGTGGTCGCAAGTCTTGTCAAGCAAGTCAGAAGACAGGGCCGGCTGCACACGTTCTACCCTGAAAGCCTGCCGTATAAAGAACGCTTTCTGAGGGCAGGCGGCTGTGGGATCCACCGTCTCTGTCTCTCGGGGGCTTCTGTTCGTACGTCCTTAACCAATGTTTCCttctgagaaactggatttgttagcctctttctttggcctctCAGCTCGCTCAGCCTTTGGGGGTGAGTTTGCATAGACCTGCTCACTTCGGAATAGCCACATGGGGGGTTTAGAATTTAACAGACTTAAAGGAATTACTAAAAAAACTCCCAACATGTACATGACACGTCATTGCTTCTAAGACACTTTCACAAACAGTACTGCATTCGATAGAGTATGATTGCAAGAGAAGAAACTGGAAATGAATTCTGTGGGCTGAGATAGAATAATgtgggaaagagagaagagactTAGGCGATCTGATCACGCCACCGGATTCACATGGGGAGTGAAGACAGGACAGACCTGCAGGAGAGATGGTGTGGGGCCTTCAACCCCAGGCTGGGGAACTCTGTGCTAGAAAAGTGCTCACCACAGAGTCCCAGAGCATAAACCCTCACAGTGCAACCGGCTGCCTGTAATAATgactttcactttaaaaagtacTAACAGATCCCTGAAGTCAAAGTGGTTTGTAAAAACTTTTTCATAGAAAAGCAGTCTAGTCGACATCATGATTGAGCATTTCTGCCAGGATGGAACAACAGGGACCGTATTTTCCCTGCCACttgaaataacaataacaaacccACCAAAATCTACAAAACAATGATTTCCAAGACACTGAGCATCAGGCCACACACTGATTCCCAACAGATGGAAACAAGCCAGGTGAGCCTGCTGCTGCCCTCAGACAGAACTCTCGTGTCAGCCACAGAGCAGACAGGGCCCAGGTGGAGCCCAGGGGAGGTCCTAAGGCAAAGGCACAGAGCTCAGGGGAGACCAAGGCAACTGGATTTGCAAGATGGAGTACGAGAGATGAGAGAAATGCAGAGAGCGAGCTGCACAGACCCCGCATGCTCACTGGAGTGCTGACCGGCGTGCCACAGGGAACACGCTGCCAGGCAGACCAGGGTGCCATGAGGTTCACGGCCATCAGAGCAGGTGCTCAGAAGGGTCTTGCCTCAGGAGTGAGGAACAACAGGCCCTCAAATAAAGCTGCTCTGCTCCCTCTAAATGCAAGATCCCAAAGGTTAAACCATGCTCATGTGATTTGACTACATTCTAAAACAAAGCCCAAGGAGATTtacaaaaatactcaaaatacagaaatactCAGCACCCAACAAAGTAACattcacaatgtctggcacacacTCGAAACTTACCAAGCTCGCAAAGAAGCGGGAAAACACAAGCCacacaaaggaaggaaatcaaCCAACCAGAGCAGACAGGACACTGGAGTTGGCAGACAAAGACGTGACAAGTTACTACAAGTGCGTCCCAAGTGTACGGTGGGGAGCAACACAGGAGACATGTAAAACACCCAGCAGAACTAGCAACAGAAACCACAGCGGCTCAGATGAAACATACACCAGAGGAGGTTAAAGGCAGATCAGACCAGACAAGGAAGAGAAACTGACCAAAACCAAACACACTGGAAAAGAGTATCTAAAACATGAGGAACCTCGCTGAGCTGTGGGACAAGGTCAAGCGGCCTGGCGGGCGTATGACAACATTCTCTGAGGGGGATGTGCGGCGTCGGGAGCCGGGATGGGCCTGAGGCTTCATCTGACCTGTGAGCTGACACTCTGGCCTGCCAGGGCTCCGTGGAGGCCGGCAGAAGGTCCAAGGCCCCAGGTCAGGGACAAAGGGATTTCCTACTCACAGCACAGCAGGCAACCTGAGGCTCATGAGCAGCTGTTCACAGCCCCCAATCTCATGGGGAGAGGCAGAGTAGCTGCGGTGGGATGTCCTCGCAGTGGGTTTGTGTCACAGCTGAAGGACCCGAGCTTGGGAACCCCAATCTTTCACAGTGGGGAGTCTGCAAACCTGACCAACCTTTATCCCTGAAACAGACCCGTCTGTCCCCAAAGAAGGCGCCATCTCCACTGCCACAGCCGACTGTCCCCACAGACACCCCTGAAAAGAGTCTGGGGCAATAGGGCCACTGCCTCTGCTCACAGACAAGGAGAGATGTGAAGAGCCATGAAGATGCCCCCGAACCAGGGCAGGACAGGACTGAGAACACAGAAACACTCAAAGAGGAGATGACTGAGCACTCACCCAATCTCCCTGAAACTCTAAAAGCAACGGCAATAAGCAAGGTAAACCCCACCGCTTAGGACTTCCTGAAGACAGGAAGAACAGGTTTGCCTGACTCACGGCACAGGAAGCTACGAGCGGTCTTTGGGTTTTACAGTATTGGTGAAAATAGACATGGATTTCCTTTTCTGAAGTTAAAGTCATTTGAAGTGAGACCTTAAGGGAGAAAAACATGATTTCAACAAAGGCGGAGTCTCCATTACTCACTTATCTCCAGCTGGCGCTGGATGCGGCCCTTGCTCCGCTCCCGAAACAGAGTCTGTGCCTCGTTGTACTCCGCCATGGCTTCCACAAACTTCCGAGACA
This window harbors:
- the STX2 gene encoding syntaxin-2 isoform X3 produces the protein MCRKNDDVDTVVVVEKDHFMDDFFHQVEEIRNNIDKITQYVEELKKNHSIILSAPNPEGKIKEELEDLNKEIKKTANKIRAKLKAIEQSFDQDESGNRTSVDLRIRRTQHSVLSRKFVEAMAEYNEAQTLFRERSKGRIQRQLEITGRTTTDDELEEMLESGKPSIFTSDIISDSQITRQALNEIESRHKDIMKLETSIRELHEMFMDMAVFVETQGEMINNIERNVMNATDYVEHAKEETKKAIKYQSKARRKKWIIIAVSVVLVAVIALIIGLSVGK
- the STX2 gene encoding syntaxin-2 isoform X7; this translates as MDDFFHQVEEIRNNIDKITQYVEELKKNHSIILSAPNPEGKIKEELEDLNKEIKKTANKIRAKLKAIEQSFDQDESGNRTSVDLRIRRTQHSVLSRKFVEAMAEYNEAQTLFRERSKGRIQRQLEITGRTTTDDELEEMLESGKPSIFTSDIISDSQITRQALNEIESRHKDIMKLETSIRELHEMFMDMAVFVETQGEMINNIERNVMNATDYVEHAKEETKKAIKYQSKARREMMFIIICVIVLLVILGIILATTLS
- the STX2 gene encoding syntaxin-2 isoform X11 is translated as MAEYNEAQTLFRERSKGRIQRQLEITGRTTTDDELEEMLESGKPSIFTSDIISDSQITRQALNEIESRHKDIMKLETSIRELHEMFMDMAVFVETQGEMINNIERNVMNATDYVEHAKEETKKAIKYQSKARRKKWIIIAVSVVLVAVIALIIGLSVGK
- the STX2 gene encoding syntaxin-2 isoform X12, which produces MNDLASPTKGAKAHSGSQIMGDREDQRWTLSLSGIIFIAIEQSFDQDESGNRTSVDLRIRRTQHSVLSRKFVEAMAEYNEAQTLFRERSKGRIQRQLEITGRTTTDDELEEMLESGKPSIFTSDIISDSQITRQALNEIESRHKDIMKLETSIRELHEMFMDMAVFVETQGEMINNIERNVMNATDYVEHAKEETKKAIKYQSKARREMMFIIICVIVLLVILGIILATTLS
- the STX2 gene encoding syntaxin-2 isoform X4, yielding MRDRLPDLTAVEEIRNNIDKITQYVEELKKNHSIILSAPNPEGKIKEELEDLNKEIKKTANKIRAKLKAIEQSFDQDESGNRTSVDLRIRRTQHSVLSRKFVEAMAEYNEAQTLFRERSKGRIQRQLEITGRTTTDDELEEMLESGKPSIFTSDIISDSQITRQALNEIESRHKDIMKLETSIRELHEMFMDMAVFVETQGEMINNIERNVMNATDYVEHAKEETKKAIKYQSKARRKKWIIIAVSVVLVAVIALIIGLSVGK
- the STX2 gene encoding syntaxin-2 isoform X1 codes for the protein MRDRLPDLTACRKNDDVDTVVVVEKDHFMDDFFHQVEEIRNNIDKITQYVEELKKNHSIILSAPNPEGKIKEELEDLNKEIKKTANKIRAKLKAIEQSFDQDESGNRTSVDLRIRRTQHSVLSRKFVEAMAEYNEAQTLFRERSKGRIQRQLEITGRTTTDDELEEMLESGKPSIFTSDIISDSQITRQALNEIESRHKDIMKLETSIRELHEMFMDMAVFVETQGEMINNIERNVMNATDYVEHAKEETKKAIKYQSKARRKKWIIIAVSVVLVAVIALIIGLSVGK
- the STX2 gene encoding syntaxin-2 isoform X8 → MAEYNEAQTLFRERSKGRIQRQLEITGRTTTDDELEEMLESGKPSIFTSDIISDSQITRQALNEIESRHKDIMKLETSIRELHEMFMDMAVFVETQGEMINNIERNVMNATDYVEHAKEETKKAIKYQSKARREMMFIIICVIVLLVILGIILATTLS
- the STX2 gene encoding syntaxin-2 isoform X6; this encodes MDDFFHQVEEIRNNIDKITQYVEELKKNHSIILSAPNPEGKIKEELEDLNKEIKKTANKIRAKLKAIEQSFDQDESGNRTSVDLRIRRTQHSVLSRKFVEAMAEYNEAQTLFRERSKGRIQRQLEITGRTTTDDELEEMLESGKPSIFTSDIISDSQITRQALNEIESRHKDIMKLETSIRELHEMFMDMAVFVETQGEMINNIERNVMNATDYVEHAKEETKKAIKYQSKARRKKWIIIAVSVVLVAVIALIIGLSVGK
- the STX2 gene encoding syntaxin-2 isoform X5, producing MRDRLPDLTAVEEIRNNIDKITQYVEELKKNHSIILSAPNPEGKIKEELEDLNKEIKKTANKIRAKLKAIEQSFDQDESGNRTSVDLRIRRTQHSVLSRKFVEAMAEYNEAQTLFRERSKGRIQRQLEITGRTTTDDELEEMLESGKPSIFTSDIISDSQITRQALNEIESRHKDIMKLETSIRELHEMFMDMAVFVETQGEMINNIERNVMNATDYVEHAKEETKKAIKYQSKARREMMFIIICVIVLLVILGIILATTLS